The DNA sequence AAagaggagaaagagagagagattttTGCCCTTACTAGTTTTTTGGGTGTTTTGAGTCAGTATCATGTTTTGAAAAGATTGGATATGCAATACAATTAAACATTGTGATGTTGGAATGGTCTTCCACGCAATTTTGGAGTCCGGATATAATCTGCAAATGAACAAACCACTGTTAGTTGCAGATAGAATTACTCAACAAAAGGCTTGATGCTCAAATAGAGTGATACGACCACAATGTACTTTGCGACGGTTGCTAGTTAAAGCAGCCACAATTAGTGGGAGAGCGTGAAAACACAGGCCATCAAAATTCCCCAGATTATCAATGACAGCAATTCCTGAACGTGAGACGCAACACAATTCCTTCAGCATCACTGCAGAGTAATCACCTCTGCTCCGCACAAAACATAGCTCCCACTCATTTTACAATATAGAAGATGACCGGTTTTAATTTAGGAACCCCTTTATAGTTAGTTTTGGAGTTAGGAATCAAATTTGGGCCATTTGGAAAATTGGGGGGTGTTACGTATATAAATCTAATTTTAATgactaattataattatttaatgtttttatttcattttatttacaagAAATTAGTTAGCCAATTATTTTAttagataaataaaacaatattttaaCCAACACATTTTATAAAAAATGGTCAAATGAATGCAATAAACCTAATCAAATGTGCCATATGGGCCAGGTCAGCAATAGATGGAagtgggaataaaaaaaatagcctaTTTTGTTAAGTTAatgcattttcatttttaatcacATCATTACAATTAAGTGAATCATCATTAATCAACCTATTTAATTTAGAAAATGTCATGGCTTATTTTAccaatattatattttttacaaGAAATCCTTTAATCAATTATTTAAATGCTAAATGGATTAAAAACAGCAACACTGAAGACATTTTAGGGGGGGGACAGCTGCATGAATGAAACTATTATCATATTTGTGGACTCTTGAATGTAAATGGTCAATGGGTTGGATTACAGAATGGCACGAGCCCCCTGAGCCATTCTCTGCCTGATGTGAAAAAAGCCACAATGTGAACATCCTGGAACCTTTTCATACCTTCAGACTCTAGTTCCAGATCTTGAGGAAGCTATCCCAGGACCCTGTTGCCACTGCCATGCCATCGTCAGTCACACCCAAGCAGCTCACCCGGTTATCATGACCAGCCAGGACGCCTGTGGACACAGTGAAGACTCAAGAAAAGCACACCCAACTCATCTGCAGCTATGTAAATAATTAGAGATGGCCTGGTCAAGTTTGAGTCTTCGGTTATAAGTATCTGTCAATACCTCAGCCATGCATTTAAAAGAGTGTGAGACCCGCATGCGCAGAAGAGATGGCAGCAGCACGCAGAACCTAGTGAATGTGGTCCCGTGTGTATCGGCTCATCTTTTCATCATCTCATATCTACAGATGAGCCATGCAAGAGGTGTGAATAAATATTTTGGGGAAATGAGGCAAGATTTTTCTATCTCACACTACACTTCCCCAGAGGTCTTCAAATTTAATTTAGGGCTTTAATATTCAAGATTTAatgatggaaaaaataaattgtcTGATTCTATATCCTATGGTGTATTCCAATTGTAGTAGAAACAATCCAGAATGTAATATTGTTAACCTTTAAGGTTCCACACTCTACAGTCAAAATTGCGCTAAAAATAGCCACAAAACACACAGGTGTGTGTTTGAAGTGACCACATAGTGATCAATAGGTGTAACGTATGCATGCCTTCCTATGCTCATCAGCTGTTGCAGGCAATATCTGGTGTTTTAACTAGAAAATGGAAAACTAACGTTCAAGTTATGTCATTGCACACTAATGCTATATTAAACAAATGTGACAAATTATTTGTCTAaatttaaaacaacaaatgttTGAGAAGAAACAATGAAAATCAATCAACAAAGTATTTAGCAATCAACAAGTACTGCCTGGCAGAGAAGGCCTAACATCTTGATAGGTCACCTTTGAAATAAGAaaatcaacacaaaaaaattcaGTCTCTAACACAGTGGTAACTCAGCCTACGTGTGACCCAAGTTATTCAAGATGACAATCCACGATTGCAAAACGCACTTGACGCACTAACAAATCTCGCAATGAAATTTCCACTACTTATAACTCTAAGTAACGGATATTGAAACAATCAGTAACAATAAGAAGAATCACCTGTGTACAAAGACGCGAACGTTTCTCATCGTTCCCTTGCTCTTACACACTCGcaacttacatttttttttttttgccatgccaAGGAAACTCAAAAATAGCCGGAGATTTATGCGTATACTTGAGGGTGCTCAACTGCAAGTATGCAGGGGTCCACTGAACATCCACCAAGCtagctatataaaaaaaagtcagtaaCATGGCAACATGCACCACATCAAGCAAAGTTTACCTGCACGATCAGCCTTTAAGGTGTCCCAGACATTGCAATTGAAGTCATCGTAGCCAGCCAACAGTAGGCGGCCACTCTTGGAGAAAGCCACAGAGGTGATACCACAGATAATGTTGTCATGTGAGTACACCATCAGCTCCTGGTCGGCACGCAGGTCAAACAGCCGGCAGGTGGCATCGTCTGAGCCCGTGGCAAAGGCATTGCCATTGGGGAAGAACTGCAGACATTGGCAattgtcattttcaaataaaGTGTTGATTGTTAGCAATGTAGATTATTGGAGGCACTGTTAGGAGAATGGTGATTCAGAAAATTTCAAAGAACAATTTGGGCCACCGCACATTGCGCAATTCTGTCTAATCTGACTCAGACCCGACAATCGGAAAATACAACAGCTGGTaactctacccccccccccccccccccccccccacacacacacacacacacacacgcacacacattcattGGGCGAGAGTAATGAATGGACATGCTGTAATGTGACTGGTGTGAGCATGTATCGGGTTCTGAGGCTCACACATTTTGAACCGCCGCTAAGCCAGTGGCCAAGACTCAAATTATCATGGCGATCTTTAGTGTGTGAATAATATGTATAAGTAAGGGAGCCTTACGCAAATGGCATTGATGTCAGACTCATGGCCAGTGAAGGTCTGCCGGCACATTCCTTCTCTGATGTCCCAGAGTTTGGCTGAGGCATCGCAGGCCCCAGACACAAACAGCCTCGTGTCGGGTGCCAGAGAGAGGCTCATGACATCACCGGTGTGGCCAGCAAATGTAGTTGTCTGCTGTCCAGTCTCAATGTCCCACAAAGCGCTAAAATGAAGCGAGAGGGACATAATCAAAATAAGGAAAATGGCCGAGTCAATCTAATCAGCTGCAAGAAGGCAAAAGAGATTGTAAGCGCCAAAGTGAGGCCAACATTTAGTCCTGAATCGGAGCGGTCAACTACAATCAGCAATGTAACTGCAAAGTAGagacaaaatgacattaaaaataagattaaatGAGACAAATACTACAAAAAGTTAATAATCTGAATTCCATAGTGTTGAATAAAAAACCCAAACCCAGATCACTAATAGAGTTAAGAAGTGTAAAGTGTGTTCTATCATGCTTGAGGCAGAAGTTAATGTGCAAGCTGCATTGGGTGCAATGTAAGAACTCACCAGGTGGTGTCTCCAGAGCTGGTGACAATCTGGTTGTCATCCAGGAAGCGACAGCACGACAGGTAACCTGGTAACAACAGCATCAAGACCCAGTGTTTGTGGCTCCTTTCGGCT is a window from the Syngnathus scovelli strain Florida chromosome 2, RoL_Ssco_1.2, whole genome shotgun sequence genome containing:
- the LOC125989014 gene encoding guanine nucleotide-binding protein G(I)/G(S)/G(T) subunit beta-1; its protein translation is MSELDQLRQEAEQLKNQIRDARKACADATLSQITANIDPVGRIQMRTRRTLRGHLAKIYAMHWGTDSRLLVSASQDGKLIIWDSYTTNKVHAIPLRSSWVMTCAYAPSGNYVACGGLDNICSIYNLKTREGNVRVSRELAGHTGYLSCCRFLDDNQIVTSSGDTTCALWDIETGQQTTTFAGHTGDVMSLSLAPDTRLFVSGACDASAKLWDIREGMCRQTFTGHESDINAICFFPNGNAFATGSDDATCRLFDLRADQELMVYSHDNIICGITSVAFSKSGRLLLAGYDDFNCNVWDTLKADRAGVLAGHDNRVSCLGVTDDGMAVATGSWDSFLKIWN